The genomic DNA CAAACGCTGTTCTGAAATAAACACCAAAGCATCCTCAGTGATCAGTTCGAATAATTCAATCACATCCTTATTACGCATCCGGATGCAGCCATGTGACAACGGAATCCCCATAGGCTCTGTATCGGGGGTGCCATGAATATAGATATAACGCTGAAAGGTATCACAGCCCTCACCCTGATTAAAATTTTCTTCCAGACCACTTAACCAAAGGATACGCGATAAAATCCAGTCACGTTCAGGATATTGTGCAGCCAATGCTGCATCATAGACTTCACCAGTTTGCTGCCGTGCTTTAAACACCGCATTTTTCGGAGCATTATGACCAAATTTAAGCGCCACTTTATGCCAGCCCCGAGGAGTCTTGCCGGAATTTTCCTGCTCGCCAATCCCGTTTTTGCCTGTAGAGATGACATAAGTCTTGTCATGTTTCGGTAAGATCAAACTTTGCTCAGCTAAGTCAATCCATATATCCGCCTGTTCTAAAGAATATGCCATAACAAAATCACTCACCATCTTTGATTGGTTCTGCTGAAGGTTCAGGACGTAGCCATAACCAGATGGCCACTGTCAGCATGGTCAGGTCAGTGAAGATTTTCACCAAAAGCGGTGCATTGGTAAATAACATGATGATTCCACTGATCATCATCATGATAGTGGCGAACCATTTTGCCTTGCGTGGTACGGTGCCATTTTCACGCCATGCCCTTAAGGTCGCCCCATATTTAGGATGATTCAGCAACCAGGCATCCATTTGCGGCCAGCCTTTCGAAGCCGACCAGGCAGCTAAAATCAGAAATACTGTTGTTGGCATACCCGGTAAAAGTGCCCCGATAAAGCCCAGGATGACAAAAATCATCACTAAACTTCGCCAAA from Acinetobacter sp. CS-2 includes the following:
- a CDS encoding YbaN family protein; the protein is MKMLFWRSLVMIFVILGFIGALLPGMPTTVFLILAAWSASKGWPQMDAWLLNHPKYGATLRAWRENGTVPRKAKWFATIMMMISGIIMLFTNAPLLVKIFTDLTMLTVAIWLWLRPEPSAEPIKDGE
- the elsL gene encoding cell wall-recycling L,D-carboxypeptidase ElsL; translated protein: MAYSLEQADIWIDLAEQSLILPKHDKTYVISTGKNGIGEQENSGKTPRGWHKVALKFGHNAPKNAVFKARQQTGEVYDAALAAQYPERDWILSRILWLSGLEENFNQGEGCDTFQRYIYIHGTPDTEPMGIPLSHGCIRMRNKDVIELFELITEDALVFISEQRLNLKDGTQAIAD